The following coding sequences are from one Megamonas funiformis window:
- a CDS encoding L-lactate dehydrogenase, protein MFKGKVVIVGASNVGSAVLTKLLDFQLASEIALIDLNENKCKGEALDANDATSCIHSLNIRTYHGDYSDCKDADLIIITAGPSIKPGEKADRLILSKTNCKIMSSVMSEITKYTKDALILMITNPLDVATYHVSTQFDYPREKIIGTGTMLETFRLRRIIADRYHIDPKNIHGYVLGEHGNSAFTAWSTVNVAGLGLEHVDEYFHFNDKLDKKAIEQALVNRAYDIINLKGYTNTGIAMVAARFTKSFMYNEHTILPMSAVLEGEYGLSDVALSIPRMICADGIVRSFAPHLPKEELDLLYASAESVKKAIASAKE, encoded by the coding sequence ATGTTTAAAGGTAAAGTTGTCATTGTTGGAGCTAGTAATGTAGGTTCTGCTGTTCTTACAAAACTTTTAGATTTCCAACTTGCTTCTGAAATTGCACTTATCGACTTAAATGAAAATAAATGTAAAGGTGAAGCTCTTGATGCTAATGATGCCACATCTTGTATTCATAGCTTAAATATCAGAACTTACCATGGTGATTACTCTGATTGTAAAGATGCTGACTTAATCATCATTACTGCTGGTCCTAGTATTAAACCTGGTGAAAAAGCTGACCGTCTTATCTTATCTAAAACAAACTGCAAAATCATGAGCAGTGTTATGTCCGAAATCACTAAATACACTAAAGATGCTCTTATCCTCATGATTACAAATCCTCTTGATGTAGCTACATACCATGTTTCTACACAATTTGATTATCCACGTGAAAAAATCATTGGTACTGGTACAATGCTTGAAACTTTCCGCTTACGCAGAATTATTGCTGACCGTTATCATATAGACCCTAAAAATATTCATGGTTATGTTCTTGGTGAACATGGTAACTCTGCATTCACTGCATGGAGCACAGTAAATGTTGCAGGTCTTGGTCTTGAACATGTTGATGAATACTTCCATTTTAATGACAAACTTGATAAAAAAGCTATTGAACAAGCACTCGTAAATAGAGCATATGATATCATTAACTTAAAAGGTTATACAAACACTGGTATCGCTATGGTAGCTGCTCGTTTCACAAAATCCTTTATGTACAATGAACATACTATTTTACCTATGTCTGCTGTATTAGAAGGAGAATATGGCTTAAGTGATGTAGCTCTCAGTATCCCTCGTATGATTTGTGCTGATGGTATCGTTCGTTCCTTCGCTCCACATCTTCCAAAAGAAGAACTTGATTTACTCTATGCTTCTGCTGAAAGTGTAAAAAAAGCTATCGCAAGTGCTAAAGAATAA
- the tnpA gene encoding IS200/IS605 family transposase produces the protein MERSLAHTRWMCKYHIVFTPKYRRKIIYNKLRRDIVQIIKDLCKWKGIEIIEGKAMPDHIHILVKIPPKMSISNFMGYLKGKSAMMIFARHGNLKYKFGNNNFWSTGYYVSTVGLNEATIAKYIREQDTYDKMMDKISTKELNDPFRDC, from the coding sequence ATGGAAAGAAGTTTAGCACATACAAGATGGATGTGCAAGTATCATATAGTATTTACCCCAAAATATAGAAGAAAAATTATATATAATAAATTGCGTAGAGATATTGTACAAATAATAAAAGATTTATGTAAGTGGAAAGGCATAGAGATAATAGAAGGGAAAGCTATGCCGGATCATATTCATATTTTGGTTAAGATACCACCAAAAATGAGTATATCAAATTTTATGGGGTATTTAAAAGGAAAAAGTGCAATGATGATATTTGCAAGACATGGAAATTTAAAATATAAATTTGGAAACAATAATTTTTGGTCAACAGGATATTATGTATCGACAGTAGGACTAAATGAAGCAACAATAGCGAAATATATAAGAGAACAAGATACGTATGATAAAATGATGGATAAAATAAGCACAAAAGAATTAAATGATCCCTTTAGGGATTGTTAA
- a CDS encoding rod shape-determining protein encodes MFGMSMDIGIDLGTANVLIYIKGKGIVMREPSVVAIDNDTNRILAIGEDARRMIGRTPGNIVAIRPLRDGVIANYDITEQMIRYFIGKVSGRRFMFRPRVMICVPSRITTVEKRAVQEAAMQAGASHAELIEEPMAAAMGAGLDVAEPNGCMVVDIGGGTTDVAVISLGGVVVSDSLRMAGDKFDDCIITYIKNKHNVMIGERTAEIIKIEVGQAFAGARDEKIEIRGRDLITGLPKTIEVKSDEVSEALAEPVSSIVQCVKRVLEDTPPELSSDIMDRGIIMTGGGAMLYGLDSLIQKETGITTYLADDPLTCVAIGTGKALEYMDKITRISKKSNGHERKIEE; translated from the coding sequence ATGTTTGGAATGTCCATGGATATTGGGATTGACCTTGGAACAGCGAATGTCCTTATTTATATAAAAGGTAAAGGTATTGTTATGCGTGAGCCTTCCGTTGTGGCTATAGATAATGATACTAATCGTATTTTAGCTATTGGTGAAGACGCTCGTCGTATGATTGGACGTACTCCTGGAAATATTGTAGCTATAAGACCACTTAGAGATGGTGTTATCGCTAATTATGATATTACTGAACAAATGATTAGATATTTTATAGGTAAAGTATCTGGACGTCGTTTTATGTTTAGACCTCGTGTCATGATATGTGTACCTTCTCGTATAACTACAGTAGAAAAAAGAGCTGTTCAAGAAGCTGCAATGCAAGCTGGAGCAAGTCATGCTGAACTTATTGAAGAACCAATGGCAGCTGCTATGGGTGCAGGTCTTGATGTAGCTGAACCAAATGGTTGCATGGTAGTAGATATCGGTGGAGGAACAACTGATGTCGCTGTAATCAGCTTAGGTGGTGTAGTAGTAAGCGATTCACTTCGCATGGCTGGTGATAAATTTGATGATTGCATTATCACTTATATAAAAAATAAACATAATGTAATGATCGGTGAACGCACAGCTGAAATTATTAAAATTGAAGTAGGACAAGCTTTTGCAGGAGCTCGTGATGAAAAAATTGAAATTCGTGGTCGCGATTTGATTACAGGACTTCCAAAAACAATTGAAGTAAAATCTGATGAAGTAAGTGAAGCTTTGGCTGAACCAGTATCTTCCATTGTACAATGTGTAAAACGTGTATTAGAAGATACTCCACCAGAATTATCTTCTGATATTATGGATAGAGGTATTATCATGACTGGTGGCGGTGCTATGCTTTATGGATTAGATAGCTTAATTCAAAAAGAAACTGGCATTACTACTTATTTAGCAGATGATCCATTGACTTGCGTAGCTATTGGTACTGGTAAAGCTCTTGAATATATGGATAAAATTACTAGAATTAGTAAAAAATCAAATGGACATGAACGTAAAATAGAAGAATAA